A genomic stretch from Komagataeibacter xylinus includes:
- a CDS encoding NCS1 family nucleobase:cation symporter-1, with protein sequence MNQLASDRHDTFRYDPVLYNADLAPVPAARRDWNWFNMATVWMGMVHNVVAYEAAAGLMAIGFSALQCLYIIGTAYLALCVAMWFNARSGTRYGIPFCVIIRSSFGPRGAMIPIGLRAICAIFWFSVQAYAASQALNAILSTLWPGWAHLDHAIAGQSIQMWLAMAMMWVLHGIIGAHGVHRIRNFELYAGPLVLVVAGVASGWAIYVCHGVGPLFDQPSQLHGTALWLKFWAAVTSIIGIWASYAVNIPDLSRFVRSQRDQVIGQAIGLPLTAILFTPMSIFITSATVVQFGYPIWNPVDILIKINNTALTLVGGATIIIAALSVNVAGNIMPAAYDLLSIFPRQFDFNRGSKMVLFLGIGAVPWLWFDHPENIYMVLNIIASTLAPITGIMLADYYFIRHQKLQLNWLYVFSGPYYGRSGWRMSALASMLITLFFLYGAQIFHMSALINSMSWFVGVALSGLIYVLFNYRTRNA encoded by the coding sequence ATGAATCAACTGGCATCAGACAGACACGATACCTTCAGATACGACCCCGTTCTGTATAATGCCGACCTGGCTCCCGTGCCTGCCGCACGCAGGGACTGGAACTGGTTCAACATGGCGACCGTATGGATGGGCATGGTGCATAATGTCGTGGCTTACGAAGCCGCGGCAGGGCTTATGGCGATCGGGTTTTCGGCATTACAGTGCCTTTACATCATTGGCACGGCCTATCTCGCCCTATGCGTAGCCATGTGGTTCAATGCCCGCTCGGGCACGCGTTATGGTATTCCCTTCTGTGTCATCATCCGTTCTTCCTTCGGGCCACGGGGAGCCATGATCCCGATTGGTCTGCGGGCCATATGCGCCATTTTCTGGTTTTCCGTACAGGCCTATGCGGCATCACAGGCCCTGAATGCCATCCTCTCCACCCTGTGGCCGGGCTGGGCCCATCTTGACCATGCCATTGCGGGGCAATCCATACAGATGTGGCTGGCAATGGCCATGATGTGGGTCTTGCATGGCATCATCGGTGCCCATGGCGTTCACCGCATCCGCAATTTTGAATTATATGCCGGTCCCCTCGTTCTGGTTGTGGCCGGGGTGGCATCGGGGTGGGCCATATATGTCTGCCATGGTGTCGGTCCACTGTTTGACCAGCCATCACAACTGCATGGCACGGCATTGTGGCTCAAATTCTGGGCGGCGGTGACAAGCATTATCGGGATATGGGCGTCTTATGCCGTCAACATTCCCGATCTTTCGCGCTTCGTCCGTTCACAGCGCGATCAGGTGATCGGTCAGGCGATTGGCCTGCCGCTGACAGCCATCCTGTTTACGCCCATGAGCATTTTCATTACATCGGCCACGGTTGTGCAGTTTGGATACCCGATATGGAATCCGGTTGATATCCTGATCAAAATCAACAATACCGCGCTGACGCTCGTGGGGGGGGCCACAATCATTATCGCGGCACTTTCCGTCAACGTAGCGGGTAATATCATGCCTGCGGCCTATGATCTGCTGAGTATCTTCCCGCGTCAGTTTGATTTCAACCGTGGCAGCAAAATGGTCCTGTTCCTCGGGATCGGCGCCGTGCCCTGGCTATGGTTCGATCACCCGGAAAACATTTATATGGTTCTGAATATCATAGCGAGCACGCTTGCGCCCATTACCGGCATCATGCTGGCCGATTATTATTTTATCCGGCACCAGAAACTGCAACTGAACTGGCTGTATGTTTTTTCCGGCCCTTATTATGGCCGCAGCGGGTGGCGTATGTCGGCACTTGCCTCCATGTTGATTACCCTGTTTTTTCTTTATGGTGCCCAGATTTTTCATATGTCCGCGTTGATCAATTCCATGTCCTGGTTTGTAGGGGTGGCGCTGTCTGGCCTGATATATGTACTGTTTAATTACAGAACCAGAAATGCCTGA
- a CDS encoding Fe2+-dependent dioxygenase, which produces MLIHIPGVLSRHDVAHCRAVLGRSQWVDGRVTAGEQSAKAKFNLQIPHDSTEGRDLADLVLQRLGCNATFNSAALPLRVFPPLFNRYDAGMCFHTHIDNAIRPLPGTGHRLRTDVSSTLFLSELDEYDGGELMIQDTYGTQKVRFPAGDMVLYPATSLHSVSPVTRGSRWASFFWSQSMVRNDVQRTLLYQFDQSIIETRRTLPDSHPAVLGLTATYHNLLRQWAEL; this is translated from the coding sequence ATGCTGATTCATATTCCCGGCGTGCTGAGCCGCCATGATGTGGCCCATTGCCGCGCGGTGCTGGGCCGCTCGCAATGGGTGGACGGACGGGTAACGGCGGGCGAGCAGTCCGCCAAGGCCAAGTTCAACCTCCAGATCCCGCATGACAGCACGGAAGGCCGTGACCTGGCCGACCTGGTGCTGCAACGGCTGGGGTGCAATGCCACCTTCAACAGCGCAGCCCTGCCGCTGCGCGTGTTTCCGCCCCTGTTCAACCGGTATGATGCGGGCATGTGCTTTCACACCCATATCGACAACGCCATCCGCCCCTTGCCCGGCACCGGCCACCGGCTGCGCACCGATGTGTCCTCCACGCTGTTCCTCAGCGAACTTGATGAATATGACGGTGGCGAACTGATGATACAGGACACCTATGGCACGCAGAAGGTGCGCTTCCCCGCAGGTGACATGGTGCTCTACCCCGCCACCAGCCTGCACAGCGTCAGCCCCGTTACGCGCGGCAGCCGCTGGGCATCGTTTTTCTGGTCACAGTCCATGGTGCGCAATGACGTGCAGCGCACCCTGCTCTACCAGTTCGACCAGTCGATCATCGAAACCCGCCGCACCCTGCCTGACAGCCACCCCGCCGTGCTGGGCCTGACGGCCACCTACCACAACCTGCTGCGCCAGTGGGCGGAACTGTAG
- the msrP gene encoding protein-methionine-sulfoxide reductase catalytic subunit MsrP: MARGSYPRLSSSEITPRGVWLSRRRLLAGATLGMAVGTGPRALAAALHTRPGPFQAAEKPTPLEDVTHYNNFYEFGLDKTDPSTRSGRFQARPWTVSVEGLVAHPRVWDIDALIAAMPIEERLYRMRCVEAWSMVIPWDGFPLASLLALAEPLGSARYVAFESVVRPAEMPGQTGGLDSLAWPYVEGLRLDEAMNPLTLLAVGLYGETLPNQNGAPLRLVVPWKYGFKGIKSITRIRLVEKMPPTTWNQMNSAEYGFFANVNPDVDHPRWSQASERVIGAGGFFGGGRKKTLMFNGYGEQVAHLYGNMNLRSFY; the protein is encoded by the coding sequence ATGGCCCGAGGGTCCTATCCGCGTCTGTCATCAAGCGAGATTACGCCGCGCGGGGTCTGGCTGTCGCGGCGCAGGCTGCTGGCGGGGGCAACGCTGGGCATGGCGGTCGGCACGGGGCCCCGCGCCCTGGCCGCAGCGCTGCACACCCGGCCTGGCCCCTTTCAGGCCGCGGAAAAACCAACCCCGCTGGAAGATGTCACCCATTATAACAATTTCTATGAGTTCGGGCTGGACAAGACAGATCCTTCCACCCGTTCCGGCCGGTTTCAGGCGCGGCCGTGGACCGTGTCGGTCGAAGGGCTGGTCGCCCATCCGCGCGTGTGGGACATTGATGCGCTGATCGCCGCCATGCCGATCGAGGAGCGGCTTTACCGCATGCGCTGTGTCGAGGCATGGTCGATGGTCATCCCGTGGGATGGCTTTCCCCTTGCCAGCCTGCTCGCTTTGGCCGAGCCTTTGGGCAGCGCGCGCTACGTGGCGTTTGAATCGGTCGTGCGCCCGGCCGAGATGCCGGGCCAGACGGGTGGGCTCGACAGCCTGGCCTGGCCGTATGTGGAAGGGCTGCGGCTTGATGAAGCCATGAACCCGCTCACCCTGCTGGCCGTGGGCCTGTATGGCGAGACCCTGCCCAACCAGAACGGCGCGCCGCTCAGGCTGGTCGTGCCGTGGAAGTATGGCTTCAAGGGCATCAAGTCCATTACCCGCATCCGGCTGGTGGAAAAGATGCCGCCCACGACATGGAACCAGATGAACTCCGCCGAGTATGGCTTCTTCGCCAACGTCAACCCCGATGTGGATCACCCGCGCTGGAGCCAGGCCTCGGAGCGGGTGATCGGCGCGGGCGGATTTTTTGGCGGCGGGCGCAAGAAAACCCTCATGTTCAATGGCTATGGTGAGCAGGTGGCCCATCTGTATGGCAACATGAACCTGCGCAGCTTTTACTGA
- a CDS encoding GntR family transcriptional regulator, whose product MGSSAKEEARIADALCKAVLERKLAPGSKLPEEELAQIFRSNRAKIRRVLLLLSRSHIVTLEPGRGAFVSRPSPQEARDVLASRRLIEVSLLAHPYRKLSAQGAERLRRIMMQEAQAHAAHDAIAMIYLSGQFHLTLIEELGNKVLKSITGELILRMSLIITMYERQNTTCCLSSDHHDLLELLLAHDYVEASALMARHLEGIESCLDFHREPATTTILSQILQPLKD is encoded by the coding sequence ATGGGATCATCTGCCAAGGAAGAAGCGCGCATTGCTGATGCCTTGTGCAAGGCGGTCCTCGAGCGCAAGCTGGCACCTGGCAGCAAGCTGCCGGAGGAAGAGCTTGCCCAGATCTTTCGCTCCAACCGGGCCAAGATCCGCCGTGTGCTGCTGCTGCTGTCGCGCTCGCACATCGTCACGCTGGAACCGGGGCGCGGGGCTTTTGTCAGCCGCCCCTCCCCGCAGGAAGCCCGTGACGTGCTGGCCAGCCGCCGCCTGATCGAGGTCAGCCTGCTCGCGCATCCCTACCGCAAGCTATCCGCGCAGGGGGCTGAGCGCCTGCGCCGCATCATGATGCAGGAAGCACAGGCGCATGCGGCGCATGACGCGATTGCCATGATCTATCTTTCCGGCCAGTTTCACCTGACGTTGATCGAGGAACTCGGTAACAAGGTGCTGAAAAGCATTACCGGCGAGCTTATCCTGCGCATGTCGCTCATCATTACCATGTATGAGCGACAGAACACGACGTGCTGCCTGTCTTCCGATCATCATGATCTGCTCGAACTGCTTCTGGCGCATGATTATGTCGAAGCCTCCGCCCTCATGGCGCGGCATCTGGAAGGGATTGAAAGCTGCCTTGATTTCCATCGCGAGCCCGCCACCACGACCATACTGAGTCAGATCCTCCAGCCCCTGAAGGACTGA
- a CDS encoding SulP family inorganic anion transporter, with product MTGADRTLRGRLRDIVAGLSLASMNIPQVLGYTRIAQMPAVTGLYTVLLPLVAFAGFGASRHLVVAADSATAAIFSSALGRMAVPGSTHYMALVSTVALLSAGFLLVARLFRLGFLADFLSRTVLVGFMAGVGVQVALAMTRDMLGIDITAHNTVLQLVQTITRLPRLNGPTLLLSAGIVAVIMVGERLAPRLPLPLVTVVGSIMASMMFDLAGHGIAIIGPIESGLPRLRLPDVSWNEMLALLPVTTSCVFVIIAQSAATSRAFAQRFHDPVNDNADILGLAAANAVAGLSGTFSVNGSPTQTAMAVQAGARTQLAQLTFAAITMIVLLFLTGPLQYLPRCVLASIVFTVALGMINTRAMLAIYRESPGECGLALATAAAVVSIGVEQGIFLAIALSLFRHVRHSYEPHTMLLCYDMHSGLLEPQPVSAGVQTAPGIVLYRFCADLFYANSMRFVSDIRSLVAPARARPECIVVDASAITDIDFSAASDLRDLFTSLRQQGVRIIFGRVTPYLRADMDRHRLTPVIGAENIHAQLHTAMAAAQQIMNTHAPT from the coding sequence ATGACGGGAGCGGACAGGACCCTGCGGGGGCGGCTGCGTGATATTGTTGCCGGGCTGTCGCTGGCATCGATGAACATTCCGCAGGTGCTGGGCTATACCCGCATTGCACAGATGCCCGCGGTGACCGGCCTGTACACGGTGCTGCTGCCGCTGGTTGCCTTTGCAGGGTTCGGGGCCTCGCGCCATCTGGTGGTGGCGGCGGATTCAGCCACGGCTGCAATTTTCTCCAGCGCACTCGGGCGCATGGCCGTGCCGGGCAGCACGCATTACATGGCGCTGGTCAGCACGGTGGCCCTGCTCAGCGCGGGGTTCCTGCTGGTCGCGCGACTGTTCCGCCTTGGCTTTCTGGCCGATTTCCTCTCCCGCACCGTGCTGGTGGGGTTCATGGCCGGTGTGGGCGTGCAGGTGGCTCTTGCCATGACACGCGACATGCTGGGCATAGACATCACTGCCCATAACACCGTGCTGCAACTGGTCCAGACCATAACGCGTCTGCCCCGGCTCAACGGGCCGACGCTTCTGCTGTCGGCAGGCATTGTGGCGGTCATCATGGTGGGCGAGCGGCTGGCCCCGCGCCTGCCGCTGCCACTGGTCACGGTCGTGGGGTCGATCATGGCGAGCATGATGTTCGATCTGGCGGGGCATGGCATCGCCATCATCGGCCCGATTGAAAGCGGCCTGCCACGCCTGCGCCTGCCTGATGTTTCATGGAATGAAATGCTGGCCCTGCTACCGGTCACCACATCGTGCGTATTTGTCATCATTGCGCAGAGTGCCGCCACATCCCGCGCCTTTGCACAGCGCTTTCATGATCCGGTCAATGACAATGCCGACATTCTCGGCCTTGCCGCAGCCAATGCCGTTGCCGGGCTGAGTGGCACCTTCAGTGTCAATGGCAGCCCGACCCAGACCGCCATGGCCGTGCAGGCAGGTGCGCGCACGCAACTGGCGCAACTGACCTTTGCCGCCATTACCATGATCGTGCTGCTGTTCCTGACCGGCCCGCTCCAGTACCTGCCGCGCTGCGTTCTGGCCTCGATTGTCTTTACGGTCGCCCTCGGCATGATCAACACACGCGCGATGCTGGCCATCTACCGCGAAAGCCCGGGCGAATGCGGGCTGGCACTTGCCACGGCGGCTGCCGTTGTCAGCATCGGCGTGGAACAGGGCATATTCCTGGCCATAGCGCTCTCGCTGTTCCGCCATGTGCGGCACAGCTACGAGCCCCATACCATGCTGCTGTGTTACGACATGCATTCCGGCCTGCTGGAGCCGCAACCCGTCTCGGCAGGGGTGCAGACCGCGCCTGGCATCGTGCTGTACCGGTTCTGCGCGGATCTGTTCTATGCCAACTCGATGCGTTTTGTCAGCGACATCCGCTCCCTCGTGGCCCCTGCGCGTGCACGGCCTGAGTGCATCGTGGTGGATGCCAGCGCAATCACCGATATCGACTTTTCAGCCGCGAGTGACCTGCGCGACCTGTTTACCAGCCTCAGGCAACAGGGGGTCAGGATCATATTCGGGCGGGTCACGCCCTATCTCCGCGCCGATATGGACCGCCATCGCCTCACGCCGGTTATCGGGGCGGAGAACATTCATGCGCAGTTGCATACGGCCATGGCCGCGGCGCAGCAGATCATGAACACGCACGCACCCACCTGA
- a CDS encoding tetratricopeptide repeat protein, translated as MNKNGQRTSDGHPLPTPQPGVVETQLMLGQIHLDQGHMDEAFTMFEAAARSGDPRAVNMLGRAHERGWGTARNPVTAALYYTHAADSGYGWALFNLADLYLAGQGVRADPGRAHVLYVAAARAGVAKALNMLGIMAEQRMVPAARPESAPVFFHAAATEGDCWGCVNLARLYLAAGQTAQAIPWLHKALEHGFGDVFAVIATLLATQPAPRLRPLAREAAGRMRAACQPDRLLTPTRSHDT; from the coding sequence ATGAATAAAAACGGACAGCGCACCTCCGACGGCCACCCCCTCCCCACGCCGCAACCCGGCGTGGTGGAGACACAGCTCATGCTGGGGCAGATCCATCTTGATCAGGGCCATATGGATGAAGCCTTCACCATGTTCGAGGCGGCCGCACGCAGTGGCGACCCGCGTGCGGTGAACATGCTCGGCCGCGCCCATGAGCGCGGCTGGGGCACCGCGCGTAACCCGGTCACCGCGGCACTATATTACACCCATGCAGCCGATAGCGGATATGGCTGGGCGCTGTTCAACCTGGCCGACCTGTATCTGGCGGGCCAGGGCGTGCGGGCCGATCCGGGCCGCGCCCATGTCCTGTATGTGGCCGCTGCCCGGGCAGGGGTTGCCAAAGCGCTGAACATGCTGGGCATCATGGCGGAACAGCGCATGGTGCCGGCTGCACGGCCCGAAAGCGCACCCGTGTTCTTTCATGCTGCCGCCACAGAAGGCGACTGCTGGGGCTGCGTCAATCTTGCACGCCTGTATCTGGCAGCAGGCCAGACGGCGCAGGCCATCCCCTGGCTGCACAAAGCACTGGAACATGGCTTTGGGGATGTCTTTGCAGTCATCGCCACGCTTCTGGCCACACAGCCTGCCCCCCGGCTGCGGCCTCTGGCGCGTGAAGCGGCAGGACGGATGCGGGCCGCATGTCAGCCCGACAGGCTTTTAACCCCAACACGATCGCATGACACATGA
- a CDS encoding aspartate/glutamate racemase family protein, protein MIGCLPVSRLLLINPNTDTDMTQRMVAYAEAQFAGAVAIEAITARFGARYLTNRVSVTIAGHAVLDALACARGPFDAVLVACFGDPGREALASLCPVPVAGMAQASLIRAARLPGRFSIVTGGPEWKPMLVTLVQAMGLSARLASIRILPAAGNVLAQGGAEACRQIARACNEAVQEDGAARVVLGGAGLAGFAARIAPDVTAPVMCSLHESLQEVSSLLSRPAPQQHAWKSMETVGLSPELHRYLASGATVRACQD, encoded by the coding sequence ATGATTGGATGCCTGCCCGTGTCGCGCCTGCTGCTCATCAATCCCAATACCGATACGGATATGACGCAACGCATGGTGGCCTATGCCGAGGCCCAGTTTGCCGGCGCGGTCGCGATTGAGGCGATCACGGCCCGGTTCGGGGCGCGCTACCTGACCAACCGCGTTTCCGTCACGATTGCGGGCCATGCGGTGCTCGATGCGCTGGCCTGCGCGCGCGGACCGTTTGACGCGGTGCTGGTGGCCTGTTTTGGCGACCCGGGGCGCGAGGCTCTGGCGAGCCTCTGCCCGGTGCCGGTCGCGGGCATGGCGCAGGCTTCCCTTATCCGGGCGGCGCGGCTGCCGGGGCGCTTCTCGATTGTGACCGGCGGCCCGGAATGGAAGCCTATGCTCGTGACTCTGGTGCAGGCCATGGGACTGAGCGCACGGCTGGCATCCATCCGCATCCTGCCCGCAGCGGGCAATGTTCTGGCACAGGGCGGGGCTGAAGCCTGCCGGCAGATTGCGCGTGCCTGCAATGAAGCGGTGCAGGAAGATGGTGCCGCCCGCGTGGTGCTGGGCGGTGCGGGGCTGGCAGGCTTTGCCGCGCGGATTGCGCCAGACGTAACCGCCCCGGTCATGTGCTCCCTGCACGAAAGCCTGCAGGAAGTGTCCAGCCTGCTGTCGCGCCCCGCGCCGCAGCAGCACGCGTGGAAGAGCATGGAAACGGTGGGCCTGTCTCCCGAACTACACCGTTATCTGGCATCTGGCGCGACTGTACGCGCCTGCCAGGATTGA
- a CDS encoding IS5 family transposase, whose product MKQPGFFDVDERLARLSGLGDQLEAFSRTVDFEAFRPDLEKALAYSDRSKGGRPPFDPVLMFKILVIQTLNNLSDERTEYLINDRLSFMRFLGLGLSDRVPDAKTVWLFRERLTEAGAIQKLFERFDATLRNAGYLPMSGQILDATLVAAPKQRNTKGEKADLRAGRIPEDWQDKPAKMSHKDRHARWTLKFTKAKRQDDGTIPSSDLAIPFFGYKSHISIDRKFRFIRKWKTTDAAASDGARLREGLLDKTNTASSVWADTAYRSKANEDFMDKEGFVSKVHRKKPHLKPMPRHIQKSNAGKSVIRSRVEHVFADQKSQTGLFIRTVGITRATMRIGLANIVYNMRRFLFLERLNASA is encoded by the coding sequence ATGAAGCAGCCGGGTTTCTTTGATGTTGACGAGCGGCTTGCCCGGTTAAGCGGGCTTGGCGATCAGTTGGAGGCATTTTCCCGGACTGTGGATTTTGAGGCGTTCCGCCCTGATCTGGAGAAGGCTCTGGCCTATTCAGACAGGAGCAAAGGCGGCCGTCCCCCGTTCGATCCGGTGCTGATGTTCAAGATCCTGGTCATCCAGACGCTGAACAATCTCTCCGACGAGCGAACGGAATATCTGATCAACGACCGCCTGTCCTTCATGCGTTTCCTCGGTCTGGGACTGTCGGACCGGGTGCCCGATGCCAAAACGGTCTGGCTGTTTCGCGAGCGTCTGACCGAGGCAGGCGCCATCCAGAAGCTGTTCGAGCGCTTTGACGCCACCCTGCGTAACGCTGGGTATCTGCCGATGTCCGGCCAGATCCTGGATGCCACGCTGGTGGCAGCGCCAAAGCAGCGCAATACCAAAGGGGAGAAAGCGGATCTCCGGGCGGGACGTATTCCAGAAGACTGGCAGGACAAGCCCGCAAAGATGTCGCACAAGGATCGTCATGCACGATGGACACTTAAGTTCACGAAGGCGAAGCGGCAGGACGATGGAACCATACCGTCGAGCGATCTCGCCATCCCGTTCTTTGGCTACAAATCCCACATCTCCATCGACCGGAAGTTTCGGTTCATCCGAAAATGGAAGACGACGGATGCCGCCGCCAGTGATGGTGCGCGATTGAGAGAGGGGCTGTTAGATAAAACCAATACGGCCTCAAGCGTTTGGGCTGATACAGCTTATCGCTCGAAAGCGAATGAGGACTTCATGGACAAAGAGGGTTTTGTCTCAAAGGTTCACAGAAAAAAGCCGCATCTCAAGCCTATGCCCCGACATATCCAGAAATCGAATGCTGGAAAGTCCGTGATCCGATCACGCGTCGAGCACGTCTTTGCCGACCAGAAATCACAGACGGGATTGTTCATCCGAACTGTCGGTATCACCCGGGCCACCATGAGGATCGGGCTGGCCAATATCGTCTACAACATGCGCCGCTTCCTCTTCCTCGAAAGGTTGAACGCGAGCGCGTAG
- a CDS encoding TonB-dependent receptor: protein MYLDGKSPNGSHSSRQTVPLLRFSVQAPGHRFFLVLTTALVLGAPRGAALARTVTTHDKHANNAHPATVQPQGVKATGGPEQIQVGASVVHSADGVTGRAPGGGLIQKQTAPKARSTVTPDYIMKQSPAQNAYNAVKLLPGIVVANTDPAGHEKSALSMRGLTQDQIANVWEGMPLSSIGGYNLDVAWVTDSENIGSVSVQPGSSNLDTPAINGSGGMFEFKTRDPSKKFGGLGDVGVGNRDYTRQFLRVDTGEWGKTGIRSYISFSNQHDTFYHGPGQEDFKHIDFKILKEWGDGNRVSLVGGFTRGIIGNEPYWDMTMASWQQKGLKNELAGSYDRNNAAGGTDYWKLNWLHSKTFNIAAPSHFNFGRIGLDVTPYVAANQKVYGSGFELNDQVYNGYGSSPQSIVIPGQQAGQSYGVAEQYSSLNEMRGGVNAKLSYKVGNHHIYLGYWFDYDNSTNLVGYTGVSSAGDPATSWGRARNSLRLSNGQVFYSQNYSDISTVNGIYAGDTVTLLNGRLVLDGGMRVTMIHRDGTDNIPGLQRKVSANEVMPLPTLGGHFQLNKYVQIFGGVSTGAKAPPDSAMITTINPNTGQIANQGQTHIHDEYNITEEVGMRYTGKYIIGSFTYFHYNLSHHQVSTSMFLGNEAIGQVIDAGNQTTNGFDAEIGMRPIHHFRPYASMQYLHSTIDNNIQGLPTKGKMAVNTPTWAASLGIDWDNGIFFWNYGLNYFSKQYSTFMNQEALPSLYTMNATVGARLPRNSLVGRGLSFLKSPEVMLWVNNMIDTHAYSAINSVSLTNTTIGKIQGTAPTYNTLGRFSAVVTFRAGF from the coding sequence ATGTACCTTGACGGAAAAAGCCCGAACGGATCGCACTCCTCCAGGCAGACCGTGCCGCTGCTCCGTTTTTCCGTTCAGGCGCCCGGTCACCGGTTTTTTCTGGTGCTGACAACCGCGCTGGTGCTCGGTGCGCCACGCGGGGCGGCCCTGGCCCGCACGGTAACGACCCATGACAAGCACGCCAACAATGCCCACCCCGCAACCGTGCAGCCGCAGGGTGTAAAGGCTACGGGCGGACCCGAGCAGATCCAGGTGGGGGCGAGTGTTGTCCATTCAGCCGATGGCGTGACCGGGCGCGCGCCCGGTGGCGGCCTGATCCAGAAACAGACCGCGCCCAAGGCACGCAGCACTGTCACCCCCGATTACATCATGAAGCAGTCGCCTGCGCAGAACGCCTATAACGCCGTCAAGCTGCTGCCGGGCATCGTGGTCGCCAATACCGACCCTGCAGGCCACGAAAAATCCGCCCTGAGCATGCGTGGCCTGACACAGGACCAGATTGCCAATGTGTGGGAAGGCATGCCGCTGAGCAGCATCGGTGGCTACAATCTTGACGTGGCATGGGTTACGGATAGCGAAAATATCGGCAGCGTTTCCGTGCAGCCCGGCTCATCCAATCTCGATACGCCCGCCATCAACGGTTCGGGCGGCATGTTCGAGTTCAAGACCCGCGATCCCTCAAAGAAATTCGGCGGGCTGGGCGATGTCGGCGTGGGCAACCGCGACTATACCCGCCAGTTCCTGCGCGTGGACACGGGCGAATGGGGCAAGACTGGCATCCGCTCCTACATCTCGTTCTCCAACCAGCATGACACGTTCTACCACGGCCCCGGCCAGGAAGACTTCAAGCATATCGACTTCAAGATCCTCAAGGAATGGGGGGATGGCAACCGCGTGTCACTCGTCGGTGGGTTTACACGCGGCATTATCGGTAACGAGCCCTACTGGGACATGACCATGGCCAGCTGGCAGCAGAAGGGGCTGAAGAACGAACTGGCCGGTTCCTACGACCGCAACAACGCGGCTGGCGGCACCGATTACTGGAAGCTGAACTGGCTTCATTCCAAGACCTTCAACATCGCGGCCCCCTCGCACTTCAACTTCGGGCGGATCGGGCTGGATGTCACCCCCTATGTGGCGGCCAACCAGAAGGTTTACGGCTCCGGCTTTGAACTCAACGATCAGGTTTACAATGGCTATGGCAGCAGCCCGCAATCCATTGTCATTCCCGGCCAGCAGGCCGGTCAGTCCTACGGCGTGGCCGAGCAGTACAGCAGCCTGAACGAAATGCGCGGCGGCGTGAACGCCAAGCTGAGCTACAAGGTCGGCAATCATCATATCTATCTGGGTTACTGGTTCGATTACGACAATTCCACCAACCTTGTCGGCTACACCGGCGTCAGCAGCGCAGGCGACCCGGCAACCTCCTGGGGGCGGGCGCGCAACTCGCTGCGGCTGAGCAACGGGCAGGTTTTCTATTCGCAGAACTACAGCGACATTTCCACCGTCAACGGCATTTATGCAGGCGATACGGTCACGCTGCTCAACGGGCGGCTGGTGCTTGATGGCGGCATGCGCGTGACCATGATCCATCGTGACGGCACCGACAACATTCCCGGCCTGCAGCGCAAGGTCAGCGCCAACGAGGTCATGCCCCTACCCACGCTTGGCGGGCATTTTCAGCTAAACAAATACGTGCAGATCTTTGGTGGCGTCTCGACCGGCGCCAAGGCCCCGCCTGACAGTGCCATGATCACCACCATCAACCCCAATACCGGGCAGATCGCCAATCAGGGCCAGACCCATATCCATGATGAATACAATATTACCGAGGAAGTAGGCATGCGCTACACCGGTAAATACATCATCGGGTCCTTTACGTATTTCCATTACAACCTGTCGCATCATCAGGTTTCCACCTCCATGTTCCTCGGTAACGAGGCCATCGGGCAGGTCATTGATGCGGGCAACCAGACAACCAACGGGTTTGACGCGGAAATCGGCATGCGCCCCATCCACCATTTCCGCCCCTATGCGTCCATGCAGTATCTGCACTCAACCATCGATAACAATATCCAGGGTCTGCCCACCAAGGGCAAGATGGCGGTCAACACGCCCACATGGGCGGCCTCGCTGGGCATAGACTGGGATAACGGCATCTTCTTCTGGAATTATGGCCTGAATTACTTCTCAAAACAGTATTCAACCTTCATGAACCAGGAAGCACTGCCCTCGCTTTACACCATGAATGCCACAGTGGGCGCGCGCCTGCCGCGCAACAGCCTGGTCGGGCGCGGGCTGAGCTTTCTCAAAAGCCCGGAAGTCATGCTGTGGGTCAACAACATGATCGATACCCATGCCTACTCCGCCATCAACAGTGTCAGCCTGACCAATACAACCATCGGCAAGATCCAGGGCACGGCACCTACCTACAATACGCTGGGACGTTTCTCCGCTGTGGTGACCTTCCGGGCCGGTTTCTGA